A genomic region of Podarcis raffonei isolate rPodRaf1 chromosome 13, rPodRaf1.pri, whole genome shotgun sequence contains the following coding sequences:
- the LOC128400383 gene encoding olfactory receptor 6C75-like, which produces MEKKVLENQTVVTEFILLGFGDIPAVQVLLFLMVLIIYIITMVGNILIVTLVMADQHLHTPMYYFLGNLSCLETCYSSTILPRMLASFVTGNRSISFNGCFLQMYFFGSLAATECFLLSAMSYDRYLAICKPLHYTTLMNNRDCLCLMIGSWISGFLGNTVLFPLLQLTFCGENEIDHFFCDFNPLLKLACSDTHKIIIDAFMMACIFTLPPFFLTVTSYACIIATVLRIPSSTGRKKAFSTCSSHLIVVTIFYGTLMIVYMLPDTQLLGDLNKVFSAFYTVLTPMVNPLIYSLRNKEVKEALRKIQTKIIQARFL; this is translated from the coding sequence ATGGAAAAGAAGGTATTGGAAAACCAAACAGTGGTTACGGAATTTATCCTTCTGGGGTTTGGAGATATCCCAGCTGTCCAGGTCTTGCTCTTTCTGATGGTCCTGATAATCTACATTATCACCATGGTTGGAAACATCCTCATTGTCACACTTGTCATGGCTGATCAGCATCTGCACACACCAATGTACTACTTCCTAGGGAATCTGTCATGCTTGGAGACTTGCTACAGCTCAACAATCTTGCCCAGAATGCTGGCCAGTTTTGTGACTGGAAACAGATCAATTTCTTTCAATGGCTGTTTTTTACAGATGTACTTCTTTGGTTCACTAGCTGCAACAGAATGTTTCCTCTTATCTGCCATGTCATATGATCGATATTTGGCCATATGCAAACCTTTGCACTACACAACCCTTATGAACAACAGGGATTGCCTCTGTTTAATGATTGGGTCCTGGATAAGTGGCTTTCTAGGAAATACTGTATTATTTCCTTTGTTGCAGTTGACATTCTGTGGGGAAAACGAAATAGATCATTTCTTTTGTGACTTCAACCCCTTGCTAAAATTGGCTTGCAGTGATACTCACAAAATCATAATTGATGCTTTCATGATGGCTTGCATTTTCACACTGCCTCCTTTTTTTCTGACCGTGACATCTTATGCTTGCATCATAGCCACTGTCTTGAGAATCCCGTCTTCCACAGGAAGGAAAAAGGCTTTCTCTACCTGCTCATCCCATCTTATTGTGGTCACCATTTTCTATGGGACCCTGATGATTGTGTACATGCTGCCTGACACTCAGTTGCTGGGAGATTTGAACAAAGTTTTCTCTGCTTTTTACACCGTCTTGACTCCAATGGTCAATCCCCTGATCTATAGCCTGCGAAATAAAGAGGTGAAAGAAGCCTTAAGGAAAATTCAAACAAAAATAATTCAGGCTAGATTTCTATGA
- the LOC128400384 gene encoding olfactory receptor 1019-like, producing the protein MTSIMQENQSEITEFILLGFGELPHLQIFLFLVFLVIYILTMTFNILTVILIVTDHHLHTPMYFFLGNLSFLETVYSSTTLPRMLTSLLTEDKTISFKGCHIQLYFFDLLIGTECYLLSVMSYDRFLAICKPLYYATLMNGKLCIQLASASWINSILFTSIYLILVLQLKYCNSNEMDHFFCDSLALVNISCSDTSLVKYASVILTFVFSFPPFLLTLISYIYIIDSILKIPSTTGRQKAFSTCSSHVIVVSLFYGALIIVYVTPKTEAMRDLNKIFSLFYTVLPPLVNPLVYSLRNKDVKESFRKATGKILEGHFLN; encoded by the coding sequence ATGACATCCATAATGCAGGAAAACCAGAGTGAAATTACTGAGTTTATTCTTCTGGGATTCGGGGAACTCCCTCATCTACAGATCTTCCTGTTCCTTGTGTTTCTGGTGATCTACATATTGACAATGACTTTCAATATTCTCACAGTTATTCTCATAGTGACCGACCATCACTTGCACACACCCATGTACTTCTTCTTGGGGAATTTGTCTTTTCTGGAGACAGTCTACAGCTCAACCACACTGCCCAGGATGCTGACCAGTCTATTGACTGAAGACAAAACCATCTCTTTTAAAGGATGTCATATACAATTATATTTCTTTGATCTCCTGATTGGCACAGAATGTTATCTGCTCTCTGTGATGTCTTATGATCGTTTCTTAGCTATATGTAAACCCCTCTATTATGCAACTCTTATGAATGGTAAGCTGTGTATCCAGCTGGCCAGTGCCTCCTGGATTAATAGCATTTTGTTTACTTCTATATATTTGATCTTGGTGTTGCAACTAAAGTATTGTAATTCCAATGAAATGGATCATTTCTTTTGTGACTCTCTTGCATTGGTCAATATCTCATGCAGTGATACCAGCCTTGTGAAGTATGCCAGTGTAATCCTGACTTTTGTGttcagtttccccccttttcttttgaccCTGATCTCCTACATATATATTATTGATTCAATTTTGAAAATCCCATCCACCACTGGAAGGCAGAAAGCCTTTTCCACTTGTTCTTCTCATGTGATTGTTGTTTCGCTGTTCTATGGGGCATTAATCATTGTATATGTGACACCAAAAACTGAAGCAATGAGAGACCTTAAcaaaatattttctcttttttacacAGTCCTTCCGCCTTTAGTTAACCCCCTTGTATATAGCCTGAGAAACAAGGATGTGAAGGAATCTTTCAGGAAGGCCACTGGGAAGATTTTAGAAGGCCATTTTCTGAATTAG
- the LOC128400385 gene encoding olfactory receptor 10C1-like: protein MRVNKSMVNSFLLLGFSDLPGLEGLFFSIFLSIYVLTLIGNILIIAVTLANQALHSPMYFFLRNLSCLEICCTSVIIPKMLENLLSKDKTISFVGCAFQMCGFLITGAAECFLLAAMAYDRYVAICRPLHYTLIMSSRLCFGLVAASWLAAIPVQLGQTFLVFTSYFCDSKEINHFFCDFPAVVKLVCGDTSINEKMALVEVALLGLIPFALIFMSYMCIASTIFKMSSVEGRQKAFSTCSSHLMVVMLFYGSGITVYLKPKSHFHDTDKSLSLLYTVLPPLLNPLIYSLRNKEVRVALRSVFSTHP from the coding sequence ATGAGAGTCAACAAGAGCATGGTGAATAGCTTCCTGCTACTGGGATTCTCTGATCTGCCAGGTCTGGAGGGTTTGTTCTTCTCCATTTTCCTAAGCATCTATGTTTTGACCCTGATTGGGAACATCCTCATAATAGCTGTCACACTGGCTAACCAGGCACTCCACAGCCCCATGTATTTCTTTCTCAGAAACTTGTCCTGTCTAGAGATCTGCTGCACATCAGTCATTATTCCCAAGATGCTTGAAAACCTCCTGTCAAAGGACAAAACTATTTCATTTGTTGGTTGTGCCTTTCAAATGTGTGGCTTCCTCATCACAGGGGCAGCAGAGTGCTTCCTTTTGGCTGCCATGGCATATGACCGCTATGTTGCCATTTGCCGGCCCCTGCATTACACCCTGATTATGAGCAGTAGATTATGCTTTGGGCTGGTTGCAGCTTCGTGGCTAGCTGCCATTCCAGTGCAACTCGGGCAGACTTTCCTGGTGTTCACCTCTTATTTCTGTGACTCCAAAGAAATTAACCACTTCTTCTGTGACTTCCCTGCTGTGGTCAAACTTGTATGTGGAGATACATCTATAAATGAGAAGATGGCTCTGGTAGAGGTAGCTTTACTTGGACTAATACCCTTTGCATTAATCTTCATGTCATACATGTGCATTGCCTCCACCATTTTCAAGATGTCATCTGTGGAAGGGAGGCAAAAGGCCTTCTCAACATGCTCCTCACATCTCATGGTAGTGATGTTGTTTTATGGCTCTGGAATAACTGTGTATTTGAAACCTAAAAGCCATTTCCATGACACAGACAAAAGCCTTTCACTCTTGTACACTGTCCTGCCACCTTTGTTAAATCCTCTTATTTACAGTTTGAGGAACAAGGAAGTCAGAGTTGCTCTCAGAAGCGTATTTTCCACTCATCCCTAA